Within the Erigeron canadensis isolate Cc75 chromosome 6, C_canadensis_v1, whole genome shotgun sequence genome, the region AACTAGCAACAATATTGACATCCTCATTCACCTCTAATATTCTAATGTTTGAGGACACAACATTAAAAGGCACCCCattaaatcttttaaatttattggCATAATATTCATGGAAAAACCTCTTAATATCAGAAGGGTTATCAAACCATACCCCATTATGTTTGATGCCTTTAAGATTTCTAGAGCGCCTCTTAGCTTTGATGATCACATGAAAGTACTTGGAATTTTCATCGCTTTGGCAGCCCATTCTATTTTGGCTCTTTGTAGAAGATCCATATTAGCATGATGATTAAATCATGCAGCTCGAAAGAGAAGCTTTTTTCTTTATCGGCCAACAAGGAGTTAGTGCCATTTTTTAACGGATTCCTTTCCATACGCCAAGACTTCAGGTCATTTTTTAACGCCTTCAATTTTTCTTTAAGCACGATAAAAGCGTTATCGGATGTCTTGTTAACGGGGTTATCCTTCCAACTGGAGCCAAGAGTTATAGAATTTAAACGGAGTCGGGCCAAAGTCTAAAGTATGTTGTTTAAAAAGAAGAGGCCGATGGTCAGACACTATTTCGTCTAAAGCTTCCAAAACATTATTATCTTTCACCGAGTCCAGAAATTCATGATTTACCAAAAAACGATCTATGCGACTAGCTTTAAGACCATCAACAGAGATCCTAGTGAGCTTATGTCTCCCCAAATTGACATCAACAAGCTTacctttatcaataaaatcattaaaattcCTCACATTTGAAGCCGAGAACAACGTACCCATTCTATCATCTCTACAACGAACTGAGTTAAAGTCTCCACAAATAAGATATCTACCTTTATTCGCTTGCATGAACCCCAAGATTTTGTTCCATAATTCGATTTTATCCCCTTCAACTTGAGGGGCATACGCCAAGACTTTAATTGAAGGATAAGTTTTTCTCTAGTTATATTTCCATTGTTTGATTTAGTGATAGATGACATATGACTGTTTACTGCTTGGTGTGTTAATTATTTGCCTTCGCCATTGATCAAGCACTCCCAAAAAGGGAGTAATCggtaatgttttattttctttttgagaaTTGAAGCAAATAATCCaaaatcttcaacttcttctCACATGCTTATCGATCTAAATATCATACCTAAAGTATTTAGATTATCATGCATGATATCTAAATATCTAAAACCTATGAGTAATCCACATAAAAATCTAGATATAGTTATactacatattttttaattatcaaGACATAAAAAGGTCATTATCTTCTCAAATAGAGACTTCTCCGCTGGAGGCACAATGTATTCGTCCACATTCTCGACTCCTATATGTTCGAAGGCACGTATAACTGTGTCCATGtatgattttgcgttcttctTGAACCATCTCGAACTCGTCTTCTTTCCATTGTCAACACCGCACCTGACTGATCCAATGCCTTCCATATAATAAGACTTAAATGTTTTCAAAATATCATGTGCGTGGATGCGAAAATGTCCAACCACCAGATCCTCAAAATGCTGCATCCAGCCAACAAACATACAAATCTTGTCAAACGCAAAGAATCTAGCATCAGAAACCGAAAGTGTTTATAATGCAATGGTTTCAAAAGGATTTTGTCGATTTTAGGCTTATAACGTCAAGTTTACATCAGAAACCAGTATTTACTATAAACACTGGTTTCTGATGTAAACTTGCCCGTTTCCctgttttataatacttttgATTATAAAATATCATGCAGATTGACCGATTCATAAGTAAATAGATTAAACTTGCTACTAATACACTGCAATCATACCTTGGGTGGTTTGTTCATGGTGTAGACCATAGTTTTGAGAGAGTACATCAGAATCTCCTCATTGTATAACTTGGATCTATATCCTCCAAAAAGAGGGACAACATTAGTCCATGCAAGTAAAGGTTCATTTAAGTAGGGCTTTGCATTCAAAACCAGACCCTGTATAGAGACCAAGACTTGGAGCATAGTCGAAACACCAGGTGTCCATTTTTCATTCTTGCTACCATACCACGTGTTTAGAAGGCTCAAGCAAACATAGCCATTTGAATAGAGATTCGGATTAATGCTTAGGCCACCGGAGTGATAATGCACTTTCTGAAAAGAACGAGATTTTATACTGCCATTAGATCGATATGTACCATTAAATCCTCCTTTCACATGATAGTGTGTAAAAGACAAATATAAGATCTTAAACCCTTAGATCATAGTTAAACTGacgcacgaagattcacgaaacaattaaTGCctaatgatttttatgatgcacggtgattttcactAAAGAGAAACCTAgtgttatatttgttttacattaatacttgttttattttacctaaaacctatacatatatatatacacacatacacacaagaCTTACGGGCGGGTCTCTAGGATAGGTGTTAGGGAAACACACATCAAAGAAAAAAAGTCCATCATGATACGGTGTCCCTTCTGCTCCCTTAATCACGGCCCTTAAAAGATCCATCCGCGATTCATAAACCCTTACATATATCGTATCTgtaacaaaattattataacTAAGCTAAATTCTGCTTAAAAGAAAACAAGTACATTAATTGCAAAGATTAGGTAGCAAAACAGACCAGGCAGGCCCTTTTCAAGAATCCTCCATTCTTTTTCGATCTTTTTAGCCCACTTTCCTGATGGCTGCAAAATTggtaatatataaaaacatattagaaACTTACTAAAAAGTTCAAATAAAACAGAAACACTAGTCATGCATCAATATTTATAATCTGACTTActgttgatattgattttgcaTAATAATGATCTGAGTAATCCTCAACAATGTCAAACTTCTGGAAGTCCCGATACTTGCGCACGGCATCAAAGTTGAACCGGTACTTGCTCACTTGATCACCTCTGTCTACCTTTTGACTTGAACCGGCTGCTGCTGCAGGAACCTCCTCCTCCATTGATAACAAACTAGCTATTTCTAGTAttactattattgttattattattgttattattagatattcatacatAC harbors:
- the LOC122604261 gene encoding putative ubiquitin-conjugating enzyme E2 38 translates to MEEEVPAAAAGSSQKVDRGDQVSKYRFNFDAVRKYRDFQKFDIVEDYSDHYYAKSISTPSGKWAKKIEKEWRILEKGLPDTIYVRVYESRMDLLRAVIKGAEGTPYHDGLFFFDVCFPNTYPRDPPKVHYHSGGLSINPNLYSNGYVCLSLLNTWYGSKNEKWTPGVSTMLQVLVSIQGLVLNAKPYLNEPLLAWTNVVPLFGGYRSKLYNEEILMYSLKTMVYTMNKPPKHFEDLVVGHFRIHAHDILKTFKSYYMEGIGSVRCGVDNGKKTSSRWFKKNAKSYMDTVIRAFEHIGVENVDEYIVPPAEKSLFEKIMTFLCLDN